Proteins from one Microtus pennsylvanicus isolate mMicPen1 chromosome 7, mMicPen1.hap1, whole genome shotgun sequence genomic window:
- the LOC142855044 gene encoding glutathione S-transferase Mu 1, translating into MPMLLGYWNVRGLTHPIRLLLEYTDSSYEEKRYTIGDAPDYDRSQWLNEKFKLGLDFPNLPYLIDGSHKITQSNAILRYIARKHNLCGETEQERIRADIVENQVMDNRMQLIMLCYNPDFEKQKPEFLTTIPEKMKLYSEFLGKRPWFAGDKITYVDFLAYDILDQYRLFEPKCLDAFPNLKDYMARFEGLKKISAYMKTGRFLPTPIFSKMAHWCNK; encoded by the exons ATGCCTATGCTCCTGGGATACTGGAATGTCCGCGGT CTGACACACCCCATCCGCCTGCTCCTGGAATACACAGACTCAAGTTATGAGGAGAAGAGATACACCATAGGGGACG CTCCTGACTATGATAGAAGCCAATGGCTGAATGAGAAGTTCAAGCTGGGCCTGGACTTTCCCAAT CTGCCCTACTTAATTGATGGATCCCACAAGATCACCCAGAGCAATGCCATCCTGCGCTACATTGCCCGCAAGCACAACCTGT GTGGTGAGACAGAGCAGGAGAGGATTCGTGCCGACATTGTGGAGAACCAGGTCATGGACAACCGCATGCAGCTCATCATGCTCTGTTACAACCCTGACTTT gagaagcagaagccagagttCTTGACGACCATCCCTGAGAAGATGAAGCTCTATTCCGAGTTTCTGGGCAAGCGGCCATGGTTTGCAGGGGACAAG ATCACCTATGTGGATTTCCTCGCTTACGATATTCTTGACCAGTACCGTTTATTTGAGCCCAAATGCCTGGATGCCTTCCCCAACCTGAAGGACTACATGGCCCGTTTTGAG GGCCTGAAGAAGATCTCTGCCTACATGAAGACGGGTCGCTTTCTTCCAACACCTATCTTCTCAAAAATGGCTCACTGGTGTAACAAGTAG
- the LOC142855048 gene encoding glutathione S-transferase Mu 2 gives MPATLGYWDIRGLAHAICLLLEYTDTSYEEKRYTMGDAPDFDRSQWLNEKFKLGLDFPNLPYLIDGSHKITQSNAILRYIARKHNLCGETEEERIRMDILENQAMDTRIQLAMVCYSPDFEKKKPEYLAGLPEKMKLYSEFLGKRLWFAGDKITYVDFLVYDILDQHRLFEPKCLDAFPNLKDFMARFEGLKKISDYMKSSRFLSKPIFAKMAFWNS, from the exons atgcctgccacacTGGGTTACTGGGACATCCGTGGG CTGGCTCACGCCATCTGCCTGCTCTTGGAGTACACAGACACAAGCTATGAGGAGAAGAGATACACCATGGGGGACG CTCCCGACTTTGACCGAAGCCAGTGGCTGAATGAGAAGTTCAAGCTGGGCCTGGACTTTCCCAAT CTGCCCTACTTAATTGATGGATCTCACAAGATCACCCAGAGCAACGCCATCCTGCGCTACATTGCCCGAAAGCACAACCTGT GTGGCgagacagaagaggagaggatTCGGATGGACATTTTGGAGAACCAGGCTATGGATACCCGCATACAGTTGGCCATGGTTTGCTACAGCCCTGACTTT gagaaaaagaagccagagtACTTGGCGGGTCTCCCTGAGAAGATGAAGCTCTACTCTGAGTTCCTTGGCAAGCGACTTTGGTTTGCAGGGGACAAG ATTACCTACGTGGATTTCCTTGTTTATGATATCCTGGACCAGCACCGATTATTTGAGCCCAAGTGCCTGGATGCCTTCCCCAACCTGAAGGACTTCATGGCCCGCTTTGAG GGCCTGAAGAAGATATCTGACTACATGAAAAGCAGCCGCTTTCTCTCCAAACCAATCTTTGCAAAGATGGCCTTTTGGAACTCATAG